The nucleotide sequence TCCCGATGGCGCGCGCCCGCTGCCCGGAAGCGATGAGTGTTGCGGGCCTCGAGCGGTCGTGCGTCGGCTATCCAGGCTGGCTTTCGGCAAATGAACCTCCTACCCTCCCCCAGAGGGCGTGTATTTGGGAACCGTTCATGCTGTCGCGGTCTGCTCTACTGATTTTGTCCGTATCGGCGCTCCTCGCGGGTTCTGCTCATGGGCAGCAGCCGACAGGTCAGATGGAGCTGGACTGCTCACGGTTCACGCACAACCCGGACGGGTCTTGGAGCGTGAAGCAGCCCCTCGAACTCTTCAGCGAGAACGGTCGCGTCCGCATCTCTCCTGGACCGCCGTTCAAGCCCGGCCTGTCGTTCGGAGGGCTCGACCTCGCGAGGATGCTCGATGAGCAGTGCCGATAGTCGCGCCCCCGTCCAGGGCAAGCATGCCCGTCCGCGGATCGGTATCATCATCGCCGCCGTTATCCGGCCTTTCACGGCGGGAAGCTCCTCGATCCGCATCGTGAAGCGCGACCTGAGTATTCGAACAGAGCACCGATGACCGGACGCGCGGCAAATCCAAGAGGGGTCGAACGCGGTCTCCCGGATGGTCAGGCCGATCGGGTTCAAATCCCGGTCAAGGAGTTCGCGCACCCCTCCGAGCCTGACTTATCTCAGCCCACCGCCATCAAGCTCGCGTTGCCGCCGGCGGCGGCGGTGTTGGTGCTGAGGCTGCGCTCGCGCACGAGCCATTCGGGCGGGTAGAAGCCGTTCACCGCCGTGTGAACCGGGATCACGGCGGGCGCGCCCTCGGCCACCGCGCGCAGGATCGCTTCGAGCGCCGCACCTTCCGCCTCGGCGAGGATCGCCGCGCAGCCCGCCGGATCGGGCGCGTCCGAGAGGCCGACGACGGCGCGAACCGATTCGGGCAGGTCCGCGACCCTGGCGCGCAAGGCGCCCCCTGCGCAGAGACGCACCTGGTTGCCCGTGGCGAGCGCCGCGGCGAGCTGGGCGAACAGGCCGGTCTCGGTCAGCGGCAGGCAGAGGATCGTACCGCGCGGGAGCAGGTCGTAGCGGTTCTCCTCGCCGACCGGGCCGGGTAGCACGGCGGCGTGGCCCAACGGCGCGCGCGCGGCCACCCGCTCGCACAGGGAAGCCTCGGCCGCCCGGCCCTCGCCCCGGAGCGCGTCGCGCAGGGCCCGCAGGGACGCTGGAACCGGCGCGCCCGCGGCGAGGCCGGTCTCCGCCGGGCAGGCGGCGAGCAGTCGGCGCAGGTAGAGCGGGCCCCCGGCCTTCGGCCCGGTGCCGGAGAGGCCCCCGCCGCCGAAGGGCTGCACGCCGACCACCGCGCCGATCATGTTGCGGTTGACGTAGAGGTTGCCGGCCGGGGCGGCCTCGACCATCCGCCGGACGGCGGCGTCGATCCGGCTGTGCACCCCGAAGGTCAGCCCGTAGCCGGTCGCGGCGATCCCGGCGAGGAGGCTGCCGAGATCCTCCGCGTGGAAGCGCAGCACGTGCAGGACCGGACCGAACACCTCGCGCTCCAGTTCCGCGAGGTCGTCGATCTCGACGAGCGTCGGCGCCACGAAGTGGCCGGCCGCGCGGTCCGGCGGCAGGGCTGGGGCGTGCACCGTCCGGCCCCGCGCCCGCATCCCGGCCACGTGGTCGAGGATGCCGGCGCGCGCGGCCTCCGAGATCACCGGACCGACATCCGTGGCGAGGCGCACCGGATCGCCGACGCGCAGCTCCGCCACGGCGCCCTTCAGCATGGCGAGCACCCGGTCGGCGATCTCGGCCTGGAGGCAGAGCACCCGGAGCGCCGAGCAGCGCTGGCCGGCCGAATCGAAGGCCGAGGCGAGCACGTCGGCCACCACCTGCTCGGGGAGCGCCGAGGAATCGACCACCATCGCGTTCTGGCCGCCGGTCTCGGCCACCAGCGGCACCGGACGCCCGTCGGGCCCGAGCCGCCCCGCGAGCACGGTCTGGATGCGCTTGGCGATCTCGGTCGAGCCGGTGAACATGACCCCGCAGACGCGGGAATCGGCGACGAGCCAGGCCCCGACCGCGCCGTCGCCCGGCAGGAACTGCAGGGCGGCGGGCGGCACCCCGGCCTCGCGCAGGATGGCGACGGCGCGCGCCGCGATCAGGGGTGTCTCCTCGGCGGGCTTGGCCAGAACCGGGTTGCCGGCCGCGAGCGCGGCCGCGACCTGACCGGTGAAGATCGCCAGCGGGAAGTTCCAGGGGCTGATGCAGGCGATCGGTCCGAGCGGGCGGTGCGTGGCGTTGGAGAAGTCCCGCCGCACCTGCGCCGCGTAGTAGCGCAGGAAATCCACCGCCTCGCGCAGCTCGGCGATCGCGTTCGGCAGGGTCTTGCCGGCCTCGCGGATCAGCAGGGCCAGGAGGGCGTGTGGCTCGGCCTCCATCCGGTCGGCGGCGCGCTCAAGGATGGCGGCGCGTGCCTCCGGCGTCGTCGCGGCCCAGGCGGGCGCCGCCGTCTCGGCCTGGACAAGCGCCGCCTCGACGGTCGCCGCGTCGGCCTCCACCACGCGCCCGACGATGTCGGCGCTGTCGGCCGGGTTCAGGATCGGGCGGGCCTCGCCGGTGCCGGGCCCGTCGCCGAGGAGCGGCCGGGCCTCGGCCGGTGCGCGGGAAGCCCCCGCGAGGCCGCGCGCGAGGCCCGCCAGCACGTCCTCGTCGGCAAGGTCGAAGCCAGCGGCGTTGGCCCGGTCTGGAAACAGCGCGCCGGGCAGGCGGATGCCGGGATGGGGGGCGCCGGGCGGGACCACCGCCCTCGCTTCGGCGACCGGGTCCGAGGCCAGTTCCGCCACCGGCACCGCCGGGTCGCCGATCCGGTGCACGAAGGAGGCGTTGGCCCCGTTCTCCAGGAGGCGGCGCACGAGGTAGGCCAGCAGCGTCTCGTGGCTGCCGACCGGCGCGTACATGCGGCAGGGCCGGTCGAGCTTCCCTGCGCCGACGACCTCCCCGTAGAGCGCCTCGCCCATCCCGTGCAGGCACTGGAACTCGTAGTCGCCGGGCCGGAAATCCGGCCCCGCCATCGCCAGCACGGCGGCGAGCGTGCGGGCATTGTGGGTGGCGAATTGCGGGAAGACCGCGTCCCGCGCCGCCAGCAGCTTCCGGGCGCAGGCGAGGTAGGCGACATCCGTGTGGAGCTTGCGGGTGAAGACCGGGAACTCGGGCACACCCTCGACCTGCGCCCGCTTGATCTCGGCGTCCCAGTAGGCGCCCTTCACGAGGCGGAGCATGAGGCGGCGCCGCGTGCGCCGGGCGAGATCGATCGCGAACGCGATCACGGCCGGCGCGCGCTTGCCGTAGGCCTGCACCACGAAGCCGAGCCCGTCCCAGCCGGAGAGCCGCGGGTCGGCCGCCAGCGCCGCCAGGATGTCGAGGGAGAGGTCGAGCCGGTCGGCCTCCTCGGCGTCGATGTTGAGGCCGATCTCGTGGGCGCGGGCGGAAGCCGCGAGATCGGCGACCTGGGGCAGCAATTCCGCCAGCACCCGCTCCCGCTGGGCGCGGGCGTAGCGCGGATGGAGCGCCGACAGCTTGATCGAGATGCCCGGGCCCGCATAGGGCCCGCGCCCCGCCGAGGCGGCACCGATCGCCGCGATCGCCTCCGCGTAGGCGGCGGCGTAGCGCGCCGCGTCGGCGGCGCTCATCGCCGCCTCGCCCAGCATGTCGTAGGAGTAGGTGAAGCCCCGCGTCTCGAAGGCGCGGGCGTGCTCCAGCGCCTCCGCGATGGTGCGGCCGGTGACGAACTGCCCGCCGAGCACCCGCATGGCCCGATCGAGCCCCGCGCGCACGAGCGGCTCGCCGCCCCGGCGCAGCAGGCGGGTCAGGACCGCACCGAGACCGTCCGCCTCGTCGGCGCCGAGGATCTCCCCGGCGACGACGAGCCCCCAGGTCGCCGCGCCCGCGAAGAGCGAGGCGGGGTGGGCGAGATGCGCCCGCCAGTCCCCGCCGCCGATCTTGTCGCGGATCAGCGCGTCGCGGGTCGCCGCGTCCGGGATGCGCAGCAGCGCCTCGGCTAGGCACATCAGCGCGACACCCTCCCGGGTCGAGAGGTCGTACTCCCGCATCAGGCTCTCGACCGGGCCGTGCTGGCCCTTGGCCCGCAGGGCCCGCACGAGGCGCTCGGCGAGCGGACCGGCCAGCGCCTCCTCGGCGGGGGTCGGGGCGGCCTCCGCCAGGAGCGGCAGGAGGCAATCGGGCTCCGGTCGGCGGCCCTCGGCGCGGATGCGCTCCCGCAGCGCGCCGCACGGGGCGGCCGGTCCGGCGAGGTCGGCGAAGGGCGGTCCTGCGGTCTCGCGCATCGTCCGGCAGCCTCCCCGGCCGGATGGGCCGGCCTCATCCGGCCGGAGCTTACCATCCGCCGCGGGAGTGGCCAGCGACGCGACGCCTCAGACCGCGCCGGAGCGGTGCGGGCCGCGCCGCACCGCGTAGCGCGCGTAGGACCGGTGCGCCCGGGCGACGCGGTGGCGGGCGCGCCCGTGCCAGGCGAGGCGGCGCGGACCGGTATCGGCGTGGATCAGGCCGCCCGCGTAGGAGCCGATGCCGCCGACCTGCGGCATGCCGCGCAGGACCGCGAGCGTCGCGCCGACCGAGGCCCCGCGCGGGCGGAAGTCCACGGCGGCCCCGCGATAGTGCTGCGAGTTGTGGGCGTGGCGCCCGCCGCAGGTCGAGGTGATCTCGATCGGTCCGACGCGGGCGGTCAGTTGGGCGATCATCGCGCGCGTGCGCGGCTGCAGGCAGGAGAGGCCGCGGACCTGGGGCTGGAAGGAGACGTAGCGGGTGGCTGGTCGGGCTTGCGCGGCTGTCGAGAGACCCGGGGACAGTCCCGTGAGGGCAGCGAGGCAGGCGAGCGCGATCCGGATCCGCATCCAGTCATCCTGTGATTGTTGGAGGAGGCGGGCCGGGTAAGGGAGGCCGGTGCCCAGGTCAACCGGGGCCGGCGCAGGCGCGGATGCGCGCCGCACCCTTGCGGCAGTGGCCAGGGGCTGGCCTGATGCAAGCGGGGGATCGGGCGTCCGGGGAGACGGTACGGGACGATGGCACAGGCTTCCGACGG is from Methylobacterium radiodurans and encodes:
- the putA gene encoding bifunctional proline dehydrogenase/L-glutamate gamma-semialdehyde dehydrogenase PutA: MRETAGPPFADLAGPAAPCGALRERIRAEGRRPEPDCLLPLLAEAAPTPAEEALAGPLAERLVRALRAKGQHGPVESLMREYDLSTREGVALMCLAEALLRIPDAATRDALIRDKIGGGDWRAHLAHPASLFAGAATWGLVVAGEILGADEADGLGAVLTRLLRRGGEPLVRAGLDRAMRVLGGQFVTGRTIAEALEHARAFETRGFTYSYDMLGEAAMSAADAARYAAAYAEAIAAIGAASAGRGPYAGPGISIKLSALHPRYARAQRERVLAELLPQVADLAASARAHEIGLNIDAEEADRLDLSLDILAALAADPRLSGWDGLGFVVQAYGKRAPAVIAFAIDLARRTRRRLMLRLVKGAYWDAEIKRAQVEGVPEFPVFTRKLHTDVAYLACARKLLAARDAVFPQFATHNARTLAAVLAMAGPDFRPGDYEFQCLHGMGEALYGEVVGAGKLDRPCRMYAPVGSHETLLAYLVRRLLENGANASFVHRIGDPAVPVAELASDPVAEARAVVPPGAPHPGIRLPGALFPDRANAAGFDLADEDVLAGLARGLAGASRAPAEARPLLGDGPGTGEARPILNPADSADIVGRVVEADAATVEAALVQAETAAPAWAATTPEARAAILERAADRMEAEPHALLALLIREAGKTLPNAIAELREAVDFLRYYAAQVRRDFSNATHRPLGPIACISPWNFPLAIFTGQVAAALAAGNPVLAKPAEETPLIAARAVAILREAGVPPAALQFLPGDGAVGAWLVADSRVCGVMFTGSTEIAKRIQTVLAGRLGPDGRPVPLVAETGGQNAMVVDSSALPEQVVADVLASAFDSAGQRCSALRVLCLQAEIADRVLAMLKGAVAELRVGDPVRLATDVGPVISEAARAGILDHVAGMRARGRTVHAPALPPDRAAGHFVAPTLVEIDDLAELEREVFGPVLHVLRFHAEDLGSLLAGIAATGYGLTFGVHSRIDAAVRRMVEAAPAGNLYVNRNMIGAVVGVQPFGGGGLSGTGPKAGGPLYLRRLLAACPAETGLAAGAPVPASLRALRDALRGEGRAAEASLCERVAARAPLGHAAVLPGPVGEENRYDLLPRGTILCLPLTETGLFAQLAAALATGNQVRLCAGGALRARVADLPESVRAVVGLSDAPDPAGCAAILAEAEGAALEAILRAVAEGAPAVIPVHTAVNGFYPPEWLVRERSLSTNTAAAGGNASLMAVG
- a CDS encoding DUF882 domain-containing protein, which codes for MRIRIALACLAALTGLSPGLSTAAQARPATRYVSFQPQVRGLSCLQPRTRAMIAQLTARVGPIEITSTCGGRHAHNSQHYRGAAVDFRPRGASVGATLAVLRGMPQVGGIGSYAGGLIHADTGPRRLAWHGRARHRVARAHRSYARYAVRRGPHRSGAV